In a genomic window of Arachnia rubra:
- a CDS encoding ATP-binding cassette domain-containing protein, with the protein MKFSRASQQVIHPDAPGSPAISVRALTRIYDVPGRKDAQVVALDGVDADLPQGSFTAVVGASGSGKSTLLHTMAGLDEPTGALDLSAGQVVLDWLRRLAEQGATVVMVTHDVEAAAQADAVAVMSSGHLAAWSETRDAAHIAELVHSARMPARTPGHVPASQAPAPALSAC; encoded by the coding sequence ATGAAGTTTTCACGGGCATCTCAGCAAGTCATCCACCCCGATGCTCCCGGCAGCCCTGCGATCTCGGTGCGGGCACTGACCCGCATCTACGACGTCCCTGGGCGCAAGGATGCCCAGGTGGTCGCCCTGGACGGGGTTGATGCCGACCTGCCGCAGGGCAGTTTCACCGCGGTGGTGGGGGCCTCGGGATCGGGTAAGTCGACGCTGCTGCACACCATGGCGGGACTGGACGAGCCCACCGGCGCCCTCGACCTGAGCGCCGGGCAGGTGGTCCTGGACTGGCTGCGCCGCCTGGCCGAGCAGGGCGCGACCGTCGTCATGGTCACCCACGACGTCGAGGCCGCCGCCCAGGCTGACGCCGTCGCGGTCATGAGCTCAGGGCACCTGGCCGCCTGGTCCGAGACCCGCGACGCCGCTCACATCGCCGAGCTGGTCCACTCCGCCCGAATGCCTGCTCGCACGCCCGGCCACGTGCCCGCGAGCCAGGCCCCGGCGCCGGCCCTCAGCGCCTGCTGA
- a CDS encoding ABC transporter permease produces MAALIWKDLRHHARQWLWSLLVTTTGGAFIDVIIVSWYSALQWSATQADASKYSSMTSILGSNLVSYAGLSIAVIVSSTLALTVTAQSRSHALWKIIGIPSRRIRRVILAQIGAVGMLGGLIGGILALPVTGWYLLTWHEFHVYPADMPVVMPAFAVPLTIAITTAFSILGGLGAARRAASTPEMQALREAASPAARTRIWQWIVAGVFLFGVTVTLIIAVVNPSELTSTEGADPQTAAEMAGRTNDDLMGLGGALVLMLMIAALCVPNWTIRPLLTAWTALIPGRSPAWFAARANARHRSTMSLTTIVPFGIAVGMTGVVYAIVGATRASGADGGVSGFLAIAVPIFIISGAGGVANIAMVGSTWRQEGALLGVIGARRSTLMATTILEGAIYAITGILFGLIATILSAAGSAVFSGGGMRVFLAALPWSTLAPVVAVVLVLAVATTWLPAQFDRRPMMDRLRQPV; encoded by the coding sequence ATGGCCGCACTCATCTGGAAGGACCTGCGCCACCACGCCCGCCAGTGGCTGTGGTCGCTGCTGGTGACCACCACCGGAGGCGCCTTCATCGACGTCATCATCGTCTCCTGGTACAGCGCCCTGCAATGGTCCGCCACCCAGGCCGACGCCTCGAAGTACAGCTCGATGACCAGCATCCTGGGCTCCAACTTGGTCAGCTACGCGGGCCTGTCCATCGCCGTCATCGTCTCCTCGACGCTGGCGCTGACGGTGACCGCGCAGTCCCGATCCCACGCCCTATGGAAGATCATCGGCATTCCCAGCCGGCGCATCCGGCGCGTCATCCTGGCCCAGATCGGCGCCGTCGGCATGCTCGGCGGCCTCATCGGCGGGATCCTGGCCCTGCCGGTCACCGGCTGGTACCTGCTCACGTGGCACGAGTTCCACGTCTACCCCGCTGACATGCCCGTGGTCATGCCGGCCTTCGCCGTGCCCCTGACCATCGCGATCACCACCGCCTTCAGCATCCTGGGCGGCCTGGGTGCTGCGCGGCGCGCCGCCTCCACCCCGGAGATGCAGGCCCTGCGCGAGGCCGCCTCACCCGCTGCCCGGACCCGCATCTGGCAGTGGATCGTCGCAGGTGTGTTCCTGTTCGGCGTGACCGTGACCCTGATCATCGCAGTGGTCAACCCCAGCGAGCTCACCAGCACCGAGGGGGCGGACCCGCAGACCGCCGCAGAGATGGCCGGGCGCACGAACGACGACTTGATGGGGCTGGGCGGCGCTCTGGTGCTGATGCTGATGATCGCTGCCCTGTGCGTGCCCAACTGGACGATCCGCCCCCTCCTGACGGCATGGACCGCCCTCATTCCCGGGCGCAGCCCCGCCTGGTTCGCCGCCCGGGCCAACGCCCGCCACCGCTCCACCATGAGCCTGACGACGATCGTCCCCTTCGGCATCGCCGTCGGCATGACCGGGGTGGTCTACGCGATCGTGGGGGCGACCCGGGCCTCCGGTGCCGACGGCGGCGTCAGCGGGTTCCTGGCCATCGCCGTGCCCATCTTCATCATCTCGGGTGCGGGAGGTGTCGCCAACATCGCGATGGTCGGCTCCACCTGGCGGCAGGAGGGAGCCCTGCTGGGCGTTATCGGGGCCCGGCGCTCCACGCTCATGGCCACCACGATCCTGGAGGGCGCCATCTACGCCATCACCGGCATCCTGTTCGGGCTGATCGCCACCATCCTGAGTGCTGCCGGGTCGGCCGTATTCTCCGGGGGAGGGATGCGCGTCTTCCTCGCGGCCCTGCCGTGGAGCACGCTCGCGCCGGTGGTCGCGGTGGTGCTCGTGCTCGCCGTGGCTACTACCTGGCTGCCTGCCCAGTTTGATCGCCGCCCCATGATGGACCGGCTCCGCCAGCCCGTGTGA
- a CDS encoding alpha/beta hydrolase has translation MRRTDLIRSRRQRRRSLAAVLVGGALLMGPAISVLPAYATPQKDGTSTSTPTPDGSGSNPTVPKGLEAFYNQEVSWYPCGDTGGMEKTEAQGKFSCAMVTVPMDYNNPDGTTIQIAMKKRAADGESRGSLFINPGGPGGSGIQLVEAVDKNFSKELLAGYDVVGFDPRGVGSSTPIDCGDAQLTATDKPQPGEFFETWAANYLTQVREFREQCEAHSEPGLLDHVGTVSVAKDLDVLRAVSGQKALDYLGMSYGTELGYTYAELFPKNAGRLVLDGAVDSTLSHAEFSLGHIEGYENALHSYVQACLEGKAGDSCPLTGGVEQGVQQIRDLIASADASPLKTSDPDVTINGSQLTQSIQIYLRGGAWPQLTAVLTPAITQGDASGFAEVVKQASAEGSMAANTAVYCQDRPSQGGADTWRAQYEKVQEVAPTFAGAASLDITCAAWGHYSETDPLPQDVHAKGAAPILVVGTTGDAATPYKWSQALAEQLDSAQLITWEGNAHVAYPRGNKCITTAVDGFLLDGQLPQDNLVCTN, from the coding sequence ATGAGGAGAACTGATCTCATTCGTTCAAGGAGGCAGCGGAGGCGGTCCCTGGCTGCGGTGCTGGTGGGGGGTGCGCTGCTGATGGGTCCGGCGATATCGGTTCTGCCGGCGTATGCGACACCGCAGAAGGACGGCACCAGCACCTCCACTCCTACCCCAGACGGTTCAGGGAGCAATCCGACGGTGCCTAAAGGGTTGGAGGCGTTCTATAACCAGGAAGTGTCGTGGTATCCATGCGGCGATACCGGGGGCATGGAGAAGACCGAGGCGCAGGGCAAATTCTCCTGCGCCATGGTGACCGTCCCAATGGACTACAACAACCCAGACGGCACAACGATCCAGATCGCAATGAAGAAACGCGCCGCTGATGGCGAATCTCGTGGTTCGCTGTTCATCAACCCCGGCGGCCCGGGCGGCTCCGGCATCCAGTTGGTTGAGGCGGTGGATAAGAATTTCTCGAAGGAGTTGCTGGCCGGGTATGACGTGGTTGGCTTCGACCCGCGCGGGGTGGGCTCGTCCACCCCTATCGACTGCGGGGATGCTCAGCTAACCGCTACGGATAAGCCGCAGCCTGGTGAGTTCTTCGAGACGTGGGCTGCGAATTATCTTACGCAGGTCCGTGAGTTCCGGGAGCAGTGCGAGGCGCACTCCGAACCGGGCTTGCTGGATCATGTGGGTACGGTCTCGGTGGCAAAAGACCTCGATGTCCTCCGCGCGGTTTCGGGACAGAAGGCTCTGGATTATCTTGGTATGTCCTATGGCACTGAGCTGGGTTATACCTATGCCGAGCTCTTCCCCAAGAATGCGGGGCGGTTGGTGCTTGACGGTGCGGTGGATTCCACCTTGTCCCATGCGGAATTCTCTTTGGGCCACATCGAGGGATATGAGAACGCCCTGCACAGTTATGTGCAGGCCTGTCTGGAAGGGAAAGCTGGCGACAGTTGTCCGCTGACTGGTGGTGTGGAGCAGGGGGTGCAGCAGATTCGTGACCTCATCGCCTCCGCCGACGCATCACCGCTGAAAACCTCCGACCCCGACGTGACCATCAATGGCTCCCAGCTCACCCAGTCCATCCAGATATACCTGAGAGGGGGCGCTTGGCCCCAGTTGACCGCGGTCCTGACCCCTGCCATCACCCAGGGCGATGCGTCCGGTTTCGCTGAGGTCGTCAAGCAGGCCTCGGCAGAGGGGAGCATGGCAGCGAACACGGCTGTCTACTGTCAAGACCGTCCCTCGCAGGGCGGGGCGGATACCTGGAGGGCCCAGTATGAGAAGGTCCAGGAGGTTGCTCCCACCTTCGCGGGCGCTGCCAGCCTCGATATCACCTGTGCGGCCTGGGGTCACTACTCCGAGACCGACCCTCTCCCGCAGGACGTCCACGCCAAGGGCGCGGCCCCGATCCTCGTGGTCGGCACCACCGGCGACGCTGCCACTCCCTACAAGTGGTCCCAGGCTCTGGCTGAGCAGCTCGACTCCGCACAGCTGATCACCTGGGAAGGCAACGCCCACGTCGCCTACCCGCGCGGCAACAAGTGCATCACCACAGCCGTCGACGGCTTCCTCCTCGACGGCCAGCTGCCACAAGACAACCTCGTGTGCACCAACTAA
- a CDS encoding serine hydrolase domain-containing protein yields the protein MTKITKRGVALLVAVAAAVLAVVAGPRTPHIDGNTSGDADLAARVRSLLPDDAGLEALHVSVISPEGVRHAGLGSSDGVVPDEHSRFGLGSVTKTFNGQLLAVAIARGEVAESDTLATHIPELEGSQAGTVTLLELATHTSGLPREARSDWVWPWVSGSELASSGDRAPQGEQEFLRQAGTLALSTRGTFSYSNLGADLLGIALARAAGAASWQDYATARLLQPLGMNDTVFTSVDDAVTVPERAIKGKWENGRTVMPGTPGQYDLPAGHSTWTTGADMARYAQAVMDGTAPGGTTAWQPRQSINDTYQIGYLWFRWRLDDDRSAIFHEGGLAWYGTVVVMDPASGRAVVVMANTALAQLDSLAQALLDDSQEPVPSQASLRGGVDKFIFPFPLVLAAVLVAVSLWAAWRAERLGSRLATVIRAVDVLAWAALAAALGPWSSIPGWTYALMLLPGAYAIVRMALRWRELPWQPGPGKLRWWLWARLVPCVAFAVLVLLVVMPKG from the coding sequence ATGACGAAAATTACGAAACGAGGAGTGGCGCTGCTCGTCGCGGTTGCGGCAGCGGTCCTCGCGGTGGTGGCCGGTCCGCGCACCCCGCACATCGACGGAAACACCTCCGGTGATGCCGACCTGGCGGCCCGGGTGCGTTCCCTACTGCCCGACGACGCGGGGCTAGAGGCGCTGCACGTCTCGGTCATCTCGCCCGAGGGGGTGAGGCATGCGGGGCTGGGCTCCTCCGATGGTGTCGTGCCCGACGAGCACAGCCGCTTCGGCCTGGGGTCGGTGACCAAGACCTTCAACGGCCAGCTGCTCGCTGTGGCCATCGCCCGCGGCGAAGTGGCCGAGTCCGACACCCTGGCCACACACATCCCCGAATTGGAGGGTAGCCAGGCCGGGACCGTGACCCTGCTGGAGTTGGCCACTCACACCTCGGGCCTGCCCCGCGAGGCTCGCTCGGATTGGGTGTGGCCGTGGGTCTCCGGCAGCGAGTTGGCGTCGTCCGGCGACCGGGCGCCCCAGGGCGAACAGGAATTCCTGCGGCAGGCCGGGACGCTGGCCTTGAGCACCCGAGGCACATTCAGCTACTCCAACCTGGGCGCTGACCTGCTCGGAATCGCCCTGGCGCGCGCCGCCGGGGCTGCCTCCTGGCAGGACTATGCGACGGCCCGGCTCCTTCAGCCCCTGGGCATGAACGACACCGTGTTCACCTCGGTCGACGACGCCGTCACCGTCCCCGAGCGCGCCATCAAAGGCAAGTGGGAGAACGGGCGTACGGTGATGCCCGGCACGCCCGGCCAGTACGACCTCCCCGCAGGGCATTCGACCTGGACCACGGGCGCCGACATGGCCCGCTACGCCCAGGCGGTGATGGACGGCACCGCTCCAGGTGGGACGACCGCCTGGCAACCCCGCCAGAGCATCAATGACACATACCAGATCGGCTACCTGTGGTTCAGGTGGCGCCTGGACGATGACCGTTCAGCGATCTTCCACGAAGGCGGCCTCGCCTGGTACGGCACCGTCGTGGTCATGGATCCGGCCTCAGGCCGGGCGGTGGTCGTCATGGCCAACACCGCGCTGGCCCAGCTTGACTCCCTGGCCCAGGCGCTCCTCGACGACAGCCAGGAACCCGTCCCCTCGCAGGCCAGCCTCAGAGGAGGCGTCGACAAATTCATCTTCCCCTTCCCGCTGGTGCTTGCAGCGGTGCTGGTGGCCGTCTCACTGTGGGCCGCGTGGCGGGCAGAGCGGCTGGGATCCCGGCTGGCGACGGTGATCCGGGCAGTGGACGTGCTGGCGTGGGCGGCCCTGGCCGCGGCGCTGGGTCCGTGGTCGTCGATTCCGGGCTGGACCTACGCCCTGATGCTCCTGCCCGGTGCCTACGCGATAGTCCGCATGGCCTTGCGATGGCGTGAGCTTCCCTGGCAGCCCGGTCCCGGCAAGCTGCGCTGGTGGCTGTGGGCGCGCCTGGTTCCGTGCGTGGCCTTCGCGGTCCTAGTCCTGCTCGTCGTCATGCCCAAGGGATGA
- a CDS encoding alpha/beta hydrolase: MRKTDSGSAHSGWRRKRSLAAALVGGALLAGPAISALPAYAVPQGSGSHTSAPDDPGNSPAVPKGLESFYSQEVSWYPCGDTGGMEKTEEQGKFSCGMVTVPMDYNNPDGTTIQIAVKKRAADGESRGSLFINPGGPGGSGVQTVEGAEQSFSKELLAGYDVVGFDPRGVGSSTAIKCGDATLGMEASKEKPQPGEAFETWAANYLTKVREAREQCEAHSEPGLLDHVNTVSVAKDLDVLRAISGEKSLNYLGFSYGTELGYTYAELFPKNAGRLVLDGAVDSTISHQDFDLDRAEAFENALHSYVQACLEGKAGDNCPLTGDVEHGVQQIRDLIASADASPLKTSDPDVKITGAQLAQAIQLPFLQYGLWPQLTAVLAPAISQGDASGFAEAFKQISNGLSTAAYLGVQCQDRPAQADVDVWRAQYEEAQEITPTFASAASLDVICTAWGHYSETDPLPQNVHAEGAAPILVVGTTGDPATPYKWAEALAEQLDSGQLLTWQGNAHCAYGRGSSCITKAVDGFLLDGQLPEDNLTCTS, from the coding sequence ATGAGGAAAACTGATTCGGGTTCGGCTCATTCCGGTTGGCGGAGGAAACGGTCCCTGGCTGCTGCCCTGGTGGGGGGTGCGCTGCTGGCGGGTCCGGCGATATCGGCTCTGCCTGCCTATGCCGTGCCGCAGGGATCCGGCTCTCATACCTCTGCCCCGGACGACCCGGGGAATAGCCCGGCGGTGCCGAAGGGGCTGGAGTCTTTTTATAGCCAGGAGGTCTCGTGGTATCCGTGCGGGGATACCGGGGGCATGGAGAAGACCGAGGAGCAGGGCAAATTTTCCTGCGGCATGGTGACGGTACCGATGGATTACAACAACCCGGACGGCACAACGATCCAGATTGCTGTGAAGAAGCGGGCGGCGGATGGCGAGTCTCGGGGTTCACTGTTCATCAATCCGGGCGGGCCGGGCGGGTCCGGTGTCCAAACAGTTGAGGGGGCGGAGCAGAGTTTCTCGAAGGAGTTGCTGGCCGGCTACGACGTGGTCGGTTTCGATCCGCGGGGTGTGGGCTCGTCTACCGCCATCAAGTGCGGAGATGCCACTCTGGGCATGGAGGCCAGCAAGGAGAAGCCGCAGCCGGGGGAGGCCTTTGAGACGTGGGCTGCGAACTACCTTACGAAAGTCCGTGAAGCCCGGGAGCAGTGCGAGGCCCACTCCGAGCCCGGCCTGCTGGATCACGTGAACACCGTCTCGGTGGCGAAGGACTTGGATGTGCTGAGAGCGATATCAGGGGAGAAGTCCCTGAATTACCTCGGCTTTTCCTATGGCACTGAACTGGGCTACACCTATGCCGAGCTCTTCCCGAAGAATGCCGGTCGACTGGTGCTTGACGGTGCGGTGGATTCCACCATCTCTCACCAGGATTTCGACCTCGACAGGGCTGAGGCCTTCGAGAATGCCCTGCACAGCTATGTGCAGGCCTGTCTGGAAGGAAAAGCTGGCGACAATTGCCCGCTGACCGGTGACGTGGAGCATGGGGTGCAGCAGATTCGTGACCTGATTGCCTCCGCCGATGCATCACCGCTGAAAACCTCCGACCCCGATGTGAAGATCACCGGAGCCCAACTCGCCCAGGCCATCCAGCTGCCTTTCCTGCAGTACGGGCTCTGGCCACAGCTGACCGCGGTCCTGGCTCCTGCCATCAGCCAGGGTGATGCCTCCGGCTTTGCCGAGGCCTTCAAGCAGATCTCGAATGGTTTAAGCACGGCAGCTTACCTAGGTGTTCAGTGCCAGGATCGTCCCGCACAGGCCGATGTGGACGTCTGGAGGGCTCAGTATGAGGAGGCCCAGGAGATCACTCCCACCTTTGCTAGCGCTGCCAGCCTCGATGTCATCTGTACCGCGTGGGGTCACTACTCCGAGACCGATCCTCTCCCGCAGAACGTCCACGCCGAGGGTGCGGCTCCGATTCTGGTGGTGGGCACCACCGGTGATCCCGCCACTCCCTACAAGTGGGCTGAGGCTCTGGCCGAACAGCTCGACTCCGGGCAGCTGCTGACCTGGCAGGGCAATGCCCACTGCGCCTACGGACGCGGCAGCTCCTGCATCACCAAGGCTGTTGACGGCTTCCTCCTCGACGGCCAGCTGCCTGAGGACAACCTGACCTGCACCAGCTAA
- the pstB gene encoding phosphate ABC transporter ATP-binding protein PstB, with the protein MSKRIEVKDLNIYYGKFHAVSSVSLVVEPRSVTAFIGPSGCGKSTVLRTLNRMHEVIPGAHCTGEVLLDGTDLYGPDVDPVAVRRVVGMVFQRPNPFPSMSIYENVASGLRLNGEKNRTVLDEAVEKALRGANLWNEVKDRLEKAGVGLSGGQQQRLCIARAIAVQPDVLLMDEPCSALDPISTLAVEDLIHELKEHYTVVIVTHNMQQAARVSDETAFFNLKAQGEPGHLVEIGPTERIFHNPEKKATEDYITGRFG; encoded by the coding sequence ATGTCGAAGCGCATCGAGGTGAAGGACCTCAACATCTACTACGGCAAGTTCCACGCCGTCTCCAGCGTGAGCCTGGTGGTCGAGCCACGTAGCGTGACGGCCTTCATCGGCCCATCGGGCTGTGGGAAGTCGACGGTGCTGCGCACCTTGAACCGGATGCACGAGGTCATCCCGGGTGCCCACTGCACCGGCGAGGTGCTGCTGGACGGCACCGACCTGTACGGACCAGACGTCGACCCGGTGGCGGTACGCCGGGTGGTCGGCATGGTGTTCCAGCGGCCCAACCCATTCCCGTCGATGTCGATCTACGAGAACGTCGCCTCGGGGCTGCGCCTGAACGGGGAGAAGAACCGCACGGTCCTCGACGAGGCCGTCGAGAAGGCGCTGCGTGGCGCGAACCTGTGGAACGAGGTCAAGGACCGCCTGGAGAAGGCCGGGGTCGGCCTATCGGGCGGGCAGCAGCAGCGGCTCTGCATCGCCCGCGCGATCGCGGTGCAGCCCGATGTCCTGCTGATGGACGAGCCCTGCTCGGCTCTGGACCCGATCTCCACCCTGGCCGTGGAGGATCTCATCCACGAGCTCAAAGAGCACTACACCGTCGTGATCGTCACCCACAACATGCAGCAGGCCGCCCGGGTCTCCGACGAGACGGCCTTCTTCAACCTGAAGGCGCAGGGCGAACCGGGCCACCTGGTCGAGATCGGCCCGACGGAACGCATCTTCCACAACCCGGAGAAGAAAGCCACCGAGGACTACATCACCGGCCGCTTCGGATGA
- the pstA gene encoding phosphate ABC transporter permease PstA — protein sequence MAPLAGRGALNLQRPSGMRAVKNNLATAFVWLCVAAATIPLLWILISVAVKGAPLLYSVGADYHVICMDRSERVRVASEVCGGDVNTAPADDAVEWRYIPGGRYAAVGERVNTYRTQTSAPASPDPGRPYNIVMITDPGSGDARAPSLQWWTTPLGSAQATDTRGGALQAIYGTLMLGLLTAVIAVPVGMLGAIFLVEYGRGTKTARVVSFMVDVLTGVPSIVAALFIYALLITTLGQRPSAFATVLALALLMLPMVLRSTEEMLKLVPDSLREASYALGVPKWKTILRIVVPTSYSGILTGVVLGIARVMGETAPLLILIGYTQNLFLNPFGTSMGALPTMINSGIATPEGQPGADRVWAAALTLVLIVMALNLIAKRIASRNRLK from the coding sequence ATGGCTCCCCTGGCTGGCCGCGGTGCCCTGAACCTACAGCGTCCTTCCGGGATGCGCGCGGTCAAGAACAACCTGGCGACGGCGTTCGTGTGGCTCTGTGTCGCAGCAGCCACCATCCCGCTGCTGTGGATCCTGATCTCGGTGGCCGTCAAAGGCGCCCCGCTGCTGTACAGCGTCGGCGCCGACTATCACGTGATCTGCATGGACAGGTCGGAGCGGGTGCGGGTCGCATCCGAGGTCTGCGGCGGGGACGTGAACACCGCACCCGCTGACGATGCCGTCGAGTGGCGCTACATCCCGGGCGGGCGGTACGCCGCGGTCGGTGAGAGGGTGAACACCTACCGCACCCAGACCTCAGCCCCTGCCTCCCCCGACCCCGGCCGGCCCTACAACATCGTCATGATCACCGACCCGGGCTCGGGGGATGCACGTGCCCCGTCGCTGCAGTGGTGGACGACGCCGCTGGGGTCGGCACAGGCCACCGACACCCGGGGCGGGGCGTTGCAGGCGATCTACGGCACCCTGATGCTGGGGTTGCTGACGGCGGTGATCGCGGTCCCGGTCGGGATGCTGGGCGCAATCTTCCTCGTCGAGTACGGCCGGGGAACGAAGACAGCCCGGGTGGTCTCGTTCATGGTCGACGTCCTCACGGGGGTGCCGTCGATCGTCGCGGCCCTGTTCATCTATGCCCTGCTGATCACCACCCTCGGGCAGCGGCCGTCGGCATTCGCAACGGTGCTGGCGCTGGCGCTGCTGATGCTGCCGATGGTGCTGCGGTCCACGGAGGAGATGCTGAAGCTGGTCCCGGACTCGCTGCGGGAGGCCTCCTACGCACTCGGGGTGCCGAAGTGGAAGACGATCCTGCGGATCGTGGTGCCGACCTCCTATAGCGGCATCCTCACCGGGGTGGTGCTAGGCATCGCCCGCGTGATGGGTGAGACGGCACCGCTGCTGATCCTGATCGGCTACACCCAGAACCTGTTCCTGAACCCATTCGGCACCTCGATGGGCGCCCTGCCCACCATGATCAACTCCGGCATAGCCACCCCGGAGGGGCAGCCGGGTGCGGACCGGGTGTGGGCCGCCGCCCTGACGCTGGTGCTGATCGTGATGGCGCTGAACCTGATCGCCAAGCGCATCGCCAGCCGCAACCGGCTCAAATGA
- the pstC gene encoding phosphate ABC transporter permease subunit PstC yields MTTPDVSEATGSPAGGSRDPRPGRRTHLGDLLFGGSARLSSAIIIVVVLIIGVFLLSSAWQPLHDNTANFFTSTTFDSSARPPHFGVAALLWTTVLSSLIALVIAVPVAVGIALLLTQYVGGLISRWIGFVVDLLAAVPSVIFGLWGIKVLGPALQPVAAWLQEHLGWFPLFSSTEVASPGTVFTASLVLALMVLPIITAVTRDVFAQTPREQIEAALALGATRWEVIRMTVLPYGRSGATAAAMLGLGRALGETIAVMLILSASSFDVSVFNGGETFASIIARNAAEFDTTYKAGIYISAGLVLFVLTFAVNALARVVAERGKAKS; encoded by the coding sequence ATGACCACACCCGACGTCTCAGAAGCCACCGGCTCCCCGGCTGGAGGCAGCCGCGATCCCCGCCCGGGCAGGAGAACCCATCTCGGCGACCTGCTGTTCGGCGGCTCCGCACGCCTATCCAGCGCCATCATCATCGTGGTGGTGCTGATCATCGGGGTATTCCTGCTCAGCAGCGCCTGGCAGCCGCTGCACGACAACACCGCGAACTTCTTCACCTCGACGACCTTCGACTCCTCCGCCCGCCCCCCGCACTTCGGGGTCGCTGCGCTGCTGTGGACGACAGTGCTGTCGTCGCTGATCGCGCTGGTGATCGCGGTCCCGGTCGCGGTCGGGATCGCGCTGCTGCTGACCCAGTACGTGGGGGGCCTTATCTCCCGGTGGATCGGGTTCGTCGTCGACCTGCTGGCGGCGGTCCCGTCGGTGATCTTCGGCCTGTGGGGCATCAAGGTGCTAGGCCCAGCCCTGCAGCCCGTCGCAGCCTGGCTTCAGGAACACCTGGGCTGGTTCCCGCTGTTCAGCAGCACCGAGGTGGCCTCCCCGGGCACGGTGTTCACGGCGTCGCTGGTGCTGGCCCTGATGGTCCTGCCGATCATCACGGCCGTCACCCGGGACGTATTCGCGCAAACCCCACGGGAGCAGATCGAGGCAGCCCTGGCGCTCGGCGCCACCCGCTGGGAGGTCATCCGGATGACGGTGCTGCCCTACGGACGCTCGGGGGCGACGGCGGCCGCCATGCTGGGACTGGGCCGTGCGCTGGGCGAGACGATCGCGGTGATGCTGATCCTGTCCGCCAGCTCGTTCGACGTCTCAGTGTTCAACGGCGGGGAGACCTTCGCGTCCATCATCGCCCGCAATGCCGCCGAGTTCGACACCACCTACAAGGCCGGCATCTACATCTCCGCGGGCCTGGTCCTGTTCGTCCTGACGTTCGCGGTCAACGCCCTGGCACGCGTCGTCGCCGAGCGCGGGAAGGCGAAGTCCTGA
- the pstS gene encoding phosphate ABC transporter substrate-binding protein PstS: protein MRFHLRLRLTAALGCSALLAGCWSGSVAVQPVPGTAGTHRPGCPGGALKAEGASSQRTAMEKLIQDYTAACPGATIDYTTSGSGAGVKAFLGGGTALAGSDSPLHRMERDGVIETDRAARRCQGNAAWSLPLVFSPIAVAHNVDGVTDLNLTGELIARIFDGDITRWDDPAIAAANPGTALPDARIAVFYRADESGTTENFTRYLNAAATDIWAHDSAKKWPASRGEGKEKTAGVADAISGTPNSITYLEWGAALERDLKVARVNGVELSGQTASRTVAAAAVEEDDGGLRLGFDYSPDGNAYPLVMATYEIVCSAGGPSPGLVRDFLGMFASEEMQASLEGLGYAPLPGELRERVNGVVSAIQ, encoded by the coding sequence GTGAGGTTTCACCTGAGGCTGCGCCTGACCGCGGCGCTGGGCTGTAGCGCCCTGCTGGCTGGCTGCTGGAGTGGCAGCGTCGCCGTCCAGCCCGTTCCCGGGACCGCCGGTACCCACCGGCCCGGCTGCCCGGGCGGGGCGCTCAAGGCGGAGGGCGCGAGTTCGCAGCGAACCGCGATGGAGAAGCTGATCCAGGACTACACCGCGGCCTGTCCCGGCGCCACCATCGACTACACCACCTCGGGCTCCGGTGCGGGGGTCAAGGCCTTTCTCGGGGGCGGCACCGCTCTGGCCGGGTCCGACTCCCCTCTCCACCGCATGGAGCGGGACGGGGTGATCGAGACCGACAGGGCCGCCAGACGCTGCCAGGGCAACGCCGCCTGGAGCCTGCCGTTGGTCTTCAGCCCCATAGCCGTCGCCCACAACGTCGACGGGGTCACGGACCTGAACCTCACCGGTGAGCTGATCGCGAGGATCTTCGACGGGGACATCACCCGCTGGGACGACCCGGCCATCGCGGCGGCGAATCCCGGGACGGCCCTGCCCGATGCGAGGATCGCGGTGTTCTACCGCGCCGACGAGTCAGGCACCACCGAGAACTTCACGCGATACCTGAACGCCGCCGCCACCGACATCTGGGCGCACGACTCGGCGAAGAAATGGCCCGCCTCCCGGGGTGAGGGCAAGGAGAAGACCGCCGGGGTCGCCGACGCCATATCGGGCACGCCCAACTCCATCACCTACCTGGAGTGGGGAGCCGCGCTGGAACGCGACCTGAAAGTGGCCCGGGTCAATGGCGTGGAGCTCTCGGGGCAGACCGCCAGCCGGACCGTGGCAGCAGCCGCGGTGGAGGAGGACGACGGTGGCCTGCGCCTCGGCTTCGACTACTCCCCGGACGGCAACGCCTACCCGCTGGTCATGGCCACCTACGAGATTGTCTGCTCCGCGGGCGGCCCCAGTCCCGGGCTGGTCAGGGACTTCCTTGGCATGTTCGCGTCCGAGGAGATGCAGGCCTCTCTGGAGGGGCTTGGGTACGCTCCCCTGCCCGGCGAGTTACGGGAGCGGGTGAACGGAGTCGTCTCCGCAATCCAATGA